The genomic interval AGGAAGAGCGTGCCACCGTGGGCCCGCTCCAGGCAGCCGATGCGCTGGCCCACCGCGCCGGTGAAGGCGCCCTTCTCGTGGCCGAAGAGCTCGCTCTCGATGAGCGAGTCCGACACCGAGGCGCAGTCGAACACCACCAGCGGCCCCGAGGCCCTCGGTGAGAGCTTGTGCAACGCCTTGGTCGCGGCGCCCTTGCCCGCGCCCGTCTCGCCCACCAGCAGCACCGTGGAGTCCGTGGGGGCGATGCGCTGGAGGAGCGCGAAGATCTGCCGCATCGGCACGCTGCGGCCCACCAGCTCGCCGAGCCGGTCCTCGACCGAGGGGGCGATCTCCACCGGGGCCACCTGGGGGCTGAAGCGCAGCCGCACGTCGCCCACCTCGATGAGGGCACCGGGGCGCAGGTAGGCCTCGCGCACCTGGGCACCATCGAGGAAGGTGCCGTTGGTGGAGCCGAGGTCCTGCACGAGGAAGCGGTCCCCCTGGCGGCGCACCAGCAGGTGGTTGCGGCTGACGGTGGGGTGGTCGATGACGACGTCGTTGTCCGGCGCCTTGCCGATGCGCAGGGTCTCGCCGCTGAGCGGGAAGACGGTGCCGGCGTGCTCGGTATCCAGCAACACCAGGTGGAATTGCTGTGCCGCGAGCCTGTCTCCACGAGCCCGCTCGCCGAGGAGGGTATGGGTGGGGATGGGGGTGTTGGGGGCGGA from Archangium lipolyticum carries:
- a CDS encoding sigma 54-interacting transcriptional regulator; this encodes MSSAPNTPIPTHTLLGERARGDRLAAQQFHLVLLDTEHAGTVFPLSGETLRIGKAPDNDVVIDHPTVSRNHLLVRRQGDRFLVQDLGSTNGTFLDGAQVREAYLRPGALIEVGDVRLRFSPQVAPVEIAPSVEDRLGELVGRSVPMRQIFALLQRIAPTDSTVLLVGETGAGKGAATKALHKLSPRASGPLVVFDCASVSDSLIESELFGHEKGAFTGAVGQRIGCLERAHGGTLFLDEIDDLAMDLQPKLLRALEDREFHRLGASTPVSFDARIIVASKKDLWAETQAGRFREDLYFRLSVFTVTLPPLRDRKEDLPLLVDAFGGQGLWDRLLEKVREQFLGHTWPGNVRELRNAIERARHMADLPEMALEGLLREPTPEVSDPSGESLPVEYSGPFKRCKDELVRAFEREYLTRLLQRTKGNIARAAREAELDRKHLYSLLHKYGLVQSEGD